AGGCAGGGGATACAACCCTAGAGGGCAGGGGGAGGGGGAGCCAGAATTGACAGAGGAAGCCCCCAGGAGACAACAGAAGCCTGTTCTTAGTGGGGTgttgatatagccaaaataacccctcggtgggggccatgacacgtgtcgtctctgagacacgtgtccaccgccagacgaagggtccaagagaccactcacactcgagcacgcgcaatcaccgaggcacgcccgcagaatcatgcGGGATCAAGTCGTCTGcatggggggaatattccccccagaaggttggacgtattcgagtatgactctaagaaggccgaagggggaaaaaccctaaggccaaagagctatataagaaggcacggaagaaaggggaaggtaagctctaacaccctcaccattactcccttattgaactgtgcggccgaccctgacttgagcgtcggaggactaaccccggacaaagttccgggcctccgtcgtctgtgtttgtgtaggttggactagcggggtttttggcagcaacagattggcgccgtctgtgggaacgacggtaatggtgggaagaacctacaaccgaagaaggacgagagcgacgtccaacgtagacatgggggaagaaccttcaggggagcttcctccctcggcggagactggacgagaaaggggtcatgatgaccgggaagtgtccgtcagataccagcggtcggctggatattcagtacgggaaggcagcgaccatcagcctcccgcgggCCAAgagtacgtgacaaggcagcagttcgaggacctccagaacaaatataaccggatggcagagactatgagggaggtctccaaagctgtctcccataagaccggcggagcacccccagggactcacgtccagttcgagagggctcgagaagaagaccgaagcagtacgggatcgacgagggccggcCGCGATCCTCGAAACCGAGCcagggagagtcccgcgccccgaagtaggacgcgacgcgccgccagagacccgcatggggatcagcaccaaggagacaagcAGAgatccgaggactcgggattaaagaggatgatcttggacctgaaggacgagatcagaaaggtggcagaaaaccagacagggaaccgtgagcccgacctcaccaatgatacggccttagctgacgaggtcatgagggacccgctcccggtcggtttccgcctgcccaagtacgacacctatgacgggtcgggggaccccgtcgatcacttggaaggctttaaggtcgccatgcaattccatcgcgtctcggaaaatattatgtgtcgggccctcccattgacgttcaggggggcggcgaggctgtggtataaccgactaccgacgaagtcgatccacagcttcagcgacctgagctacttcttcgtgaaggggttctctagtagccagcccctccagaagactacgttgaacctaaccaacgtcaaacagcaagaaggggaatcgctgcggaattacatgaagcgattccaacaagaaaagatcacaatcaggggcctagatccgaaggaggagttcacggacctgctaggtggcgtcaaggacaaggaattgaagaggtccctggcgaagcatacgcctagagatctgaccgagctgagggcgcgatgcgataagtacatccagatggaagaaaccctccaggcagatgaagaagtcgaaaggaaggcggcgaggaagaggcccttaagggttgatgataaacccgtcgaagaaggaaaaagacgaaagtccgagcgcagtcgggcccccagtccaccgaggaagtttgagaggtatgcacccctgaaccgaaggcgaacagaggtgttaatgcagataaaagattctccagatgccagggccatgaagtggccaggaaagatggggcgacatccagaaagacgcaatgtggatagatactgccacttccacagaggccacggccatgacaccgaggactgttggcatctcaagggggagatagaaggaatgatcagaaggggatacttaggcagatttgtagatcgggagaaagagctggctccagaaggcaATGGTCAgagagataaccgtcggagagaggGAGGAGGTCGGTATGAGagaggggggctcgcccgcagaggaaatcaagaacggtggaggaaccagacaccagaggaagatgaacgccggcctcgagaggagaacaagagcccaacaagagttatagcaaccatctgtggaggcccggccgcaggagagagttcggtctccgCCAGGAAGgtgaaggcctacgcgaggagcgtacatgtggcagaatggtcgaacaagaaggcgaagacggggacggtcatctccttctcagacgatgatctggaaggggtgcagaccccgcatgacgatgccctggtcatcgccatgactataggagattgcaaagtgaagaggatcttagtggataacggcagctcagctgatatcctgttcctcgaagctttccggaagatgggcctcgacgaaggaaagttaaagaaggtcgagcacccgctgcaaggattctctggcaccccggtgaaggtggaagggtcgatagagctgccggttcgagctggcaccggagatcgccaggcgacggtgatgataaacttcctggtagtaagcattacatcagcgtataatgccatactaggaagagtcgggttgaatctgttaaaggccatcgtctccaccccccatctcaaaatgaagttcccaaccaagaatggcgtcggggagtgccggggtgatcaggagacgtcccgaagatgttacgccactactctctggggaaaagaaaaggcgggtgagacgctcccgatagaggatttacgtgatgatgccagttgtcaacggggagagccggccgaagacTTGGTGCAAATTGAAGTTGAAGGAGATCATacccggcaattccagattggggctaccatgccaaggtcgcagcaagaaagactcatctcattcTTACGGAGtaacgctgacgtattcgcctggtcggcatcggatatgcccgggatcgaccgagaagtaatagaacatcacctgaatgttagccccgtgaagaagccggtgcagcagaggaaaaggacgtttgccccagaaagacagaagaagatagacgaggaagtagaaaagttactgaaggcccggttcatccgagagatccagtacccggagtggatatctaacgtggtgatggtgccgaaggcaaacgggaagtggaggatctgcatcgacttcacagacctgaacaaggcctgccccaaggacgcataccccctgccaaagatagacctgctcatcgacgccacggcgggatacgaggcactgagtttcatggatgcatactcggggtacaaccaaatcaaaatggccgaggctgatgtcccgaaaacatccttcataactgaaggagggttgtactgctatgaggtcatgcctttcggactaaagaacgcgggagccacctatcaaaggttggtgaacaaAGTTTTCAAAGGGctgatcggcaagaccatggaagtgtacgtggacgacatgctcgtgaaaagcctgaaggcggaaagacacatccaagacttggaagaggcgttccaagtgctacgacggtacggcatgaagctgaacccagcaaagtgtgccttcggagtagcctcggggaagttcctcggcttcatcgtttcagaaagaggaatcgaagccaacccagtcaaaatacaagccattcgggacatgaggtcaccccagaacataaagcaagtccaggagcttaCGGGTCGGGTAgccgccctcggaagattcatgtctcggtctgctgatagatgccttcctttcttcaaggcgctgaaaggggctaaaaggttcgagtggacggaggagtgcgaaaaatctttcgagcaattgaaggagtacttggccgcacccccactgctgacaaagccgaacaccggagaTATTctacagctgtaccttgctgtatcgacggttgctgtaagcgccgtattgacgaaagaggaaggaaagcaacaacggccaatatactatgtcagccgaacccttttagatgccgagacaagatatcGAAAGGCGGaaaaagtggcgtacgccctcgtgacggcggcaagaaagctgaggccatattttcagtcacatacaatatgcgtactcaccgaccagcctctgaagaaaatactgcaacGGCCAGATATGTCCGTCGTctagtaaattgggccatagagttgggagagttcgacatccagtacaagccgagaaccgcaattaaagcacaggccctcgcagacttcatagcggagacgacgattcccgatgacccgcaggaatccGCCGAGGGACGAGcagatgaggcttggacactgtatgtggatggggcttccaacagtgatggaagtggcgctggaattgtgctggtaagccccgaaggcttcaaagtagaGTGCGCCCTGCgtttcgacttcgacgcctccaacaacgaagcggagtacgaagcgataatagccggaattaatctggctcgggctttgatggtgaaggaactagtagtgaatagcgactcccaactcgtggtgcgacaagtgaatggcgaatatgaggccaaagagcagaggatggccgaatacttgaacacggtgcgagaaaggtcagcggttttcaaggaatttgaggtaaagcaggtgtcacgagaagagaatgctagcgcagacgcactgtcgcagctggccacttccgacttcGCGGAACTTGGgcgagcggtgtatttcgaagtactaccacagccaagcatcgagaaaccccacgaggtgttacccgtaggtgaaaacggccgaagctggatggacgccataatggaatacctcaaggaggggaagctcccagagaacaaggacgaagcaagaaaaataagaatgaggtcggcacgctttttcctgaaggatgacacgctgtacaaaatagggtttacctcaccgtacctcaagtgcctggattcgtccgacggcgagtacgcgctccgggaagtgcatgaagggatatgtggccaacaccttggagcccgggccctggctcacaaagtactaaggtagggcctgtactggccgacaatgaggaaggacgcggaagCACTGGTCAGaaagtgcgtcaagtgccagatgttcgcccccgtgcctaggctacattctaccgagctgTCGTCCTTATCTNNNNNNNNNNNNNNNNNNNNTCTTGGTTAGCCTGACAAGGAAATAATAGATTCATGCTACAATAATTAGTGTGGGACCATCCTGTGGCTTCTATTCTTACCATTACATGAAGGTTTAGCACAATCACTGACTTTAGTTGCATCAATTGCATTTGCTTCTCTCTTTGCAACTAAAtcttttttccttgaaacttcTTTCATCTTTCTAGACAAGTTTTCCTCACTCTTCGTTTTTAATATGGTGCGATCATAAAATCACTTCCGAATAGGCATATAACATCTTTCTAATTTATTACTGGAGTGAATTGAAGTGAAGTTTTCCAAAATAGCCATTTGTTGGTATTATATATGCCTGAAAATTTCATGTTCCTGCTAGTTTTCTTATGAATGCCATTGGTTCATTTTAGTACAGCCCAATATGTATTCAAAACCTCATTTGAAGGCCTTTGAAAGCCCTGTGTGAGTAAGGTCATAGGGGTTTCATAGATTAAGGGTTAGGGTGCCTTGGTGAAAATCAgtgttttcaatttggattttaaattcatgttctttttttttgggtaaaatagtgagaaaatgtCAACTTCAAAACAAGCAGTTAATGAGACTGCAAAATGGAGCCAAGCAAATGTAGACACCCTTATTTTTCTGATGGTAGAGGAagttaagaaaggaaataggacTACTTCGACTTTTAATAAAGCTGGTTGGAACAACATTGCCaataacttcaaagaaaaaactGGGGTCAACTATGCCATTATACAGTTGAAGAACAAAGTGAGCAAACTGAGGCAGGATTATAGTCAGTTTAAGAAGCTATTGGAGACAACTGGTTTTGGTTGGGATACTGCTTCAAGAACTTgtactgttgatgatgaatccatCTGGGAATCGCATATTAAGGTATGctcaatttgtatttaatttgagTATTTTGAAATGTCAGGATATATCAATTCAAGTATTTGATTAtgcgtattttttatttattaggataaccctacttgggcacgaTATAAGAAGCACGGACTACCACAATGGCTAGAACTATGTATGGTATTTGGTGATACATATGCAGACGACGAAGGAAGTGGGACTCAAACAACCGTGTTGGAAACTATGGGGGCTGATGATGCTAGGAATATGATTGAGTCTTGTGATGAGTCAAGTTCCGCTGATGAAGTTACTCCATTAGGTGACACTCAAACTGAAGCAGTGGAAAAAAGGCTAGCTACTAAGCATAGGCATGATAGGACTCCAAATACaaaaaggaggaggagcaagtctaatgattggtcaatggcatgcaaggcaattcaagatatGAGTAAATCAAGGGTAGAACGAGATGCGAGCATGTCCACTGCTTCAACCCAAAATGCGGAACAGATGTACGGGATTACTAGGGCCATGGAGGTGCTTGAGTCAGGATATGAGTTAGATGAAGCACTATACGAGAAAGCACTTCGGAAGTTAATGGCTGACCCGCAATGGAGAGAAGCATTAATTTTCCTGCCCTCCTCATCGGAAGTCAATACTCCTTCCTACCCTTCAGTAGTTTGCTTCTTGAAAAGTTCTTTTAATTAGATAGATTGATAACTCTACTTGGATTGTGCCTTAacactacttttaactttgatggtttgctatgttttctttcactttttaAGATGTTATGGATGACTGTgtcttgacttttttttataactgtAGTATTTGATGTCCTTAATATTTGTTCATTGTACCTTGacactacttttaactttgatggtttgctatgttttccttcattttttttaaggtgtTTTGGATGATTGTGTCTTGACTTTTTTTTCTAACTGTAGTATTTGATGTCTTGGATATTTGTTCAAAATTGTGGTTTGATGTGTtttcatatttctaattttatattataggaATGGATCAAAGAATAATCGCATCTAGGGAACACATTGAACAAATGGAAAGGGATGACACTGATGCAGAAATcatgatgtgtatgatgttgttgatgaaagCACGTGATTCATTATACATTAGAGAGCCCATATGAGATAGTAAATTGACAGGACCAGAGCGAGTGAGTGAGGTTCTAAACGGACATGTAGACAGATTCTATGAACAGTATAAAATGAAACgccatgtcttcctcaaccttgAAGCATTAATGCGACAACGTGGTTGGTTGGAAGATAGTCGATATTTAAGAGTGGATGAGTAGTTGGAAATGTTTACATCTATCGTTGGTCACAATGGTAGGTATAGAGACATAGCAGAACACTTTTAGCATTCTCTTAACACTATAGGTGAACACTTTAAGAAAGTGTTACGTGCTTTCATACTACTGGGACAAGAGAATATCAAACCTCCAAACTTTAGTCGTTTCCCTAAACAGATTCTTGAAAAACCAAAGCTCTATCCTTTCTTCAAGGTATGTTGCTTATAATTAAAACAATGATTATGTTATTTTGTGGTTATACgtggtttgatttgatgaatatCCATGTATTGGTACTAGGACTGCATTGGCGCGATTGATGGCACTCATGTTAGTGCTTTTGTACCTCTACCCAAACAAATATTGTACaa
This genomic stretch from Macadamia integrifolia cultivar HAES 741 chromosome 2, SCU_Mint_v3, whole genome shotgun sequence harbors:
- the LOC122067153 gene encoding uncharacterized protein LOC122067153; this translates as MSTSKQAVNETAKWSQANVDTLIFLMVEEVKKGNRTTSTFNKAGWNNIANNFKEKTGVNYAIIQLKNKVSKLRQDYSQFKKLLETTGFGWDTASRTCTVDDESIWESHIKDNPTWARYKKHGLPQWLELCMVFGDTYADDEGSGTQTTVLETMGADDARNMIESCDESSSADEVTPLGDTQTEAVEKRLATKHRHDRTPNTKRRRSKSNDWSMACKAIQDMSKSRVERDASMSTASTQNAEQMYGITRAMEVLESGYELDEALYEKALRKLMADPQWREALIFLPSSSEVNTPSYPSVVCFLKSSFN